Proteins found in one Acipenser ruthenus chromosome 18, fAciRut3.2 maternal haplotype, whole genome shotgun sequence genomic segment:
- the LOC117421655 gene encoding protein FAM217B-like encodes MGPSLQERPASALKKCASKEQIRSKGPGTGGSAPSSKKGKANQSHRTLKKAGLQPKHVAPRQGKDPAQAERGTQKRGNRAKPVSTSSAESSPLLPGGRARTPGAIELKQAVSTSTRSNRGRDNGECTRESPGSGRNRPKMSLPLSLVASEPCPMLTERQWVPSIETLRLYEGEAEEADSASDLSDSERLPVPPSPCSPPQLHLRAEVFDPNDLDPYFPGPRGNQSGYGYPDFLPPPFNTWSLRQLALFLNTEGRCAYRPQPVGQLEKYLERLLQLEWLQIQTVEADNGKTTTPASATASAPASRPRPHTAPAWYLSSPKSIRQCQRAFPTAFLSCLGNGSAPQLSRAACPHCRVRYPFCNGSCRSYAYQRHSRLNPVQQRSGGSEAPQKRCSSETRAAVNEGRGAQTQGQKPGSPSQPNSHLRRMQSTGNIRNPTQAAGSTAKPQAAPRNGSVGSAAARNGRQRGPAVGKRGDMESGVPLETHGNVREGSPLRRGGNERQRAPVGAAGRDIKPGGPSVGGKEPSPVSKGPPRAKSNGKVKHVQFLTI; translated from the exons ATGGGTCCGAGTTTGCAAGAGAGACCCGCTTCAGCGCTGAAGAAGTGCGCATCCAAAGAGCAGATCAGAAGCAAAGGACCTGGGACAGGCGGATCAGCACCCAG ctccaagaaggggaaggccaaCCAGAGTCACCGGACCCTGAAAAAGGCAGGTCTGCAGCCCAAGCATGTGGCACCTCGTCAGGGCAAGGACCCAGCTCAGGCTGAGCGG GGGACCCAGAAGAGAGGGAACAGGGCCAAACCTGTGAGCACCTCATCCGCAGAGAGCTCCCCACTGCTACCTGGAGGCAGAGCTCg GACACCTGGCGCGATAGAGCTGAAGCAGGCTGTGTCTACCTCCACGAGGAGCAATAGAGGGAGAGACAACGGGGAATGCACTAGAGAGTCACCTGGCTCAGGCAGGAACAGGCCCAAAATGTCTCTTCCGCTTTCCCTCGTTGCCTCTGAACCATGCCCTATGCTGACAGAGAGGCAGTGGGTCCCCAGCATCGAGACCCTGCGGCTGTAcgagggagaggcagaggaggCAGACAGCGCCAGCGACCTCTCGGACTCCGAGAGGCTCCCAGTGCCTCCCTCCCCCTGTTcgcctcctcagctccacctgcGGGCCGAGGTCTTTGACCCCAACGACCTTGACCCCTATTTCCCTGGCCCCCGGGGGAACCAGAGTGGCTACGGCTACCCAGACTTCCTGCCCCCTCCCTTCAACACCTGGAGCCTGCGGCAGCTGGCTCTGTTCCTGAACACGGAGGGGCGATGCGCTTATCGTCCACAGCCTGTGGGCCAGCTGGAGAAGTACCTGGAGCGCCTCCTGCAGCTGGAGTGGCTGCAGATCCAAACCGTTGAGGCGGACAACGGAAAAACAACCACCCccgcctctgccactgccagcgCCCCCGCCAGCCGCCCCAGACCCCACACAGCTCCGGCTTGGTACCTCAGCTCGCCCAAGAGCATCCGGCAGTGCCAGCGTGCCTTCCCCACTGCCTTCCTGTCCTGTCTGGGGAACGGCTCCGCCCCCCAGCTCTCCCGGGCGGCTTGCCCTCACTGCCGGGTCCGCTACCCCTTCTGTAACGGCTCCTGCCGCTCATACGCATACCAGCGCCACTCCCGGCTCAATCCGGTCCAGCAGCGGAGTGGAGGTTCGGAGGCTCCACAGAAGAGGTGCAGCAGCGAGACGAGGGCTGCTGTTAACGAGGGGAGGGGGGCCCAGACGCAGGGGCAGAAACCAGGGAGCCCCTCCCAGCCGAACAGCCACCTGAGGCGCATGCAGTCGACCGGCAATATCAGGAACCCGACACAGGCGGCAGGCTCCACCGCAAAACCGCAGGCTGCACCGAGGAATGGCAGTGTTGGGTCCGCAGCTGCCAGGAACGGAAGACAGAGGGGGCCCGCGGTTGGGAAGAGGGGTGATATGGAAAGTGGGGTCCCCTTGGAGACTCATGGGAATGTGCGTGAGGGGAGTCCCCTGAGGAGAGGCGGCAATGAGAGGCAGAGGGCCCCAGTAGGGGCGGCGGGCCGGGATATCAAACCGGGAGGACCGTCGGTGGGGGGGAAGGAACCTTCCCCTGTCTCAAAGGGCCCCCCCCGTGCCAAGTCCAACGGGAAAGTGAAACACGTCCAGTTCCTTACTATATAG